In a genomic window of Balaenoptera ricei isolate mBalRic1 chromosome 3, mBalRic1.hap2, whole genome shotgun sequence:
- the LOC132363612 gene encoding granzyme A-like has product MKNSSTFLAATLSMVIFLLLIPEDLCVKIIGGSPVTPHSRPYMVLLQGKNICAGALIAKDWVLTAAHCNLNRRSQIVLGAHSITEKEPEKQIMFVKKEFPYPCYDQDTHEGDLKLLKLNKKATINKNVAILPLPKLGDDVKPGTMCRVAGWGMFRNNSPQSDILREVNVTVIDRRICNDQRHYNYNPVIGLNMICAGSLQGGRDSCSGDSGSPLICEGIFRGITAFGLPGKCGDPRGPGVYILLSKKHLSWIAKTMKHAV; this is encoded by the exons ATGAAGAACTCCTCTACCTTTCTGGCAGCCACTCTCTCAAtggtcatttttctccttctaatTCCTGAAG atcTCTGTGTAAAAATTATTGGAGGAAGTCCAGTGACTCCTCATTCAAGACCCTACATGGTGCTACTTCAAGGGAAAAATATCTGTGCCGGGGCTTTGATTGCAAAAGACTGGGTATTGACTGCAGCTCACTGTAATCT GAACAGAAGATCCCAGATCGTTCTTGGGGCTCACTCAATAACCGAGAAAGAGCCTGAAAAACAGATCATGTTCGTTAAGAAAGAGTTTCCCTATCCATGCTATGACCAGGACACGCATGAGGGTGATCTTAAACTTCTAAAG CTGAACAAAAAAGCAACAATTAATAAAAACGTGGCTATCCTTCCTCTCCCTAAATTGGGGGATGATGTGAAACCGGGAACTATGTGTCGAGTTGCAGGGTGGGGTATGTTTCGCAATAATTCACCTCAGTCTGATATTTTGAGAGAGGTCAATGTCACCGTCATAGACAGAAGAATCTGCAACGATCAAAGGCACTATAATTATAACCCTGTGATTGGACTGAATATGATTTGTGCCGGAAGCCTCCAAGGTGGAAGAGACTCCTGCAGT GGAGATTCTGGAAGCCCTTTGATATGTGAAGGCATTTTCAGAGGCATCACTGCCTTTGGCCTTCCAGGGAAATGCGGAGACCCTCGAGGACCTGGCGTCTATATTCTTCTCTCAAAGAAACACCTCAGCTGGATAGCTAAGACTATGAAACATGCAGTTTAG